In Helicoverpa armigera isolate CAAS_96S chromosome 22, ASM3070526v1, whole genome shotgun sequence, the genomic stretch TAGCAAGTCCACCATTTTCGGGTGTCGTGTCGTCAAGGTGGATGAAAATGGCCAACATGCTGTGCTTCTTAAAAGGGAAGTATGGGTAGTCTTGGTGCATCAGGTAGGGTGCTCCCTTCTCTGGGGGCTTGATGTGAGCTTTGGTGTGATGCAGGAGGATGTCTTTGGTGTCCATGATGTCTTCCATAGCGTCCAGTAAGTTGGAGTTTGTGATTACGCGGGTGAACACTGCGCTGTGCATCTGAAGGTTGTGGATGGACTTGACCTGTAGAGAaagaataaatacaaattagttAGTTAACTAAGAATAGTTTGGTAAATGTGGATGCATAAAAAGCTTCCAGTTGCTAACTAAAAATGAATGTAACGAGTGATATACTATTCACGATGCAGATTATGGGTAGgtatagtaggtaagtatattaaattGTAGGTAAGTGAAAATATTGTCTCAATTGGCAATCTGCGATTCACTTTAGCAGCTAACGCCGGCTGACATATcaattaaagtttaataaaaacgtaTTCAATTATCGCTCTCGATATTAATTTCAGCTCTGTTGGATACgcacatacctacctaagtaccttatggtttttattttacatttttaacacgcgtatttactaaaaaaaaacgatgGATTATCATGTATCAGTtaaggtatatatatatacctatgcTAACTTCGGGCCCCATCTGGGTTCCCCGAGGGTTGCTGGTATGCGTAAGCGTTTTCTTTGCTTGATTAAAATGTTTGCTTACTTTTCTAATTCGCACATACATTCATATATTTATCCCGACTAGTgatcattttttaattaaaaccaaaattcCACAGAAAACATGAATGTTTTCCGAGTAAaagctcttaaaataaaagatatggTAGCGCACTGTATGCATATGACTCTCCGACTATTGAAGATTTGAATTCGATTTATTCGATTAAAATATTGTGGCTTTACTTTTTATAGCCTCAGCGTAACGTACAAACTTCGAGCTTTTAAGCATGCAACAGGGAAGGTAATGAACTTACAGTGACACTGCGGTTGCTGGCCAGGTTCTTCATGTCATTTCCAGCCCAAGCTGCCTCCAGTCCTGTGAGATCTTCTCTGTTTTTGCGGTCGAACAGTTCATCGTACTCAGCAGACATTTCTTCGATTTCTGCTGGTGTGAAGACATTGGACAGCTTCACGTATCCATTGTCCTGCCAACATTTCTTCTGCTCCGGAGTACAAAACTTCagtttattcattttgataaTATGGCAGAAGAATTACGGTCACACTGAGAACGTGCGAACTATATTTCTCGCAATTGAAGACTAATTGTTAGCGCGGTAGATGTGCGATTAAATAAAGATGCTCCACGTGACGTATCAATAACAAACCAGCGGTAAtcgaaacaaattgtttataaaaacacttaatttttatctacCATGACATTCGACCTTCaacaaatattcataaataacaatcgaacgatattttaatttaatttttatcccaCTGCCtaatagaattttgtttttcgCGCGTATTTTGTGTGTTATCCAACTAATATTATGAACgctaaagtttgtatgtatgtagtacttgtgtacctatataatgtttttctttcacgTACAAACGagtgaatagattttgatgatcACTTTATCATCTGGCTACCctcctttttccaactatgttggagtcggcgcCAGTCACACATGgagcgactggctatctgacctcctcaacagaGTAACCTGGGTAAACggataccccttggtgagactggttgaCAATGGTTTTggcctgactacccgtaacaattaccgaagatgttgaaatgacagTTGGGCCCCACATTtcacgtgccttccgaaacacggaggagtTTGTCATCCATGGATCGACCACGCCGAGCGTTGCGATTTGCGATCGATTGATCTGCGGAGCTTGGTCCTTTTTatcctaatttttatttttatgcaggAGGTAAGCAGGTGCTCCTATTTCTGGGTGTTACCCATCTAcgcagtcgtggtggcctagtgggtaaaggaccaacctcaagtatgagggcgcggggtcgatcccaggtcaggcaagtaccaatacaacttttctaagtttgtatgtactttctaagtatatcttagacaccattgactgtgtttcggatggcacgttaaactgtaggtcccggctgtcagtgaacatccttggcagtcgttacgggtagtcagaagccagaaagtctgacaccagtctaaccaaggggtatcgggttgcccgggttactgggttgaggaggtcaggtaggcagtcgcttcttgtaaagcactggtactcagctgaatccggttagactggaagccgaccccaacgtgattgggaaaaggctcggaggatgatgacccaTCTACGCAGTCTGAAGCCAGTAGGACCGGCaaattcaaatacataaaattatttattttgattttgagtcaCAATGTTAAATAAAGGATGCCTTATCTACTACCGATGTGGTGCCATTTCATGTACTATAACACAAATTAAACTTCAGGCTTAAGTTATGTGATTGATAACCTGaactcaaaaa encodes the following:
- the LOC110370902 gene encoding probable alpha-ketoglutarate-dependent hypophosphite dioxygenase codes for the protein MNKLKFCTPEQKKCWQDNGYVKLSNVFTPAEIEEMSAEYDELFDRKNREDLTGLEAAWAGNDMKNLASNRSVTVKSIHNLQMHSAVFTRVITNSNLLDAMEDIMDTKDILLHHTKAHIKPPEKGAPYLMHQDYPYFPFKKHSMLAIFIHLDDTTPENGGLAIYPGSHKLGPLPPKTIYDEKNEAYHYVDPEKYPLDKATPVSAKKGEIIVFTYLTLHGSYLNLSTRPRRMFLIQLRAADDEPTEDTHKSPCQDLVLRGRNVNRSAKMADRFAH